One part of the Arabidopsis thaliana chromosome 1 sequence genome encodes these proteins:
- the AFH14 gene encoding Formin Homology 14: MSLLSRFFYKRPPDGLLEFADRVYVFDSCFCTEVLADSLYQIFLHEVINDLHEEFPESSFLAFNFREGEKKSVFAETLCEYDVTVLEYPRQYEGCPMLPLSLIQHFLRVCESWLARGNRQDVILLHCERGGWPLLAFILASFLIFRKVHSGERRTLEIVHREAPKGLLQLLSPLNPFPSQLRYLQYVARRNINSEWPPPERALSLDCVIIRGIPNFDSQHGCRPIIRIFGRNYSSKSGLSTEMVYSMSDKKKPLRHYRQAECDVIKIDIQCWVQGDVVLECVHMDLDPEREVMMFRVMFNTAFIRSNILMLNSDNLDILWEAKDHYPKGFRAEVLFGEVENASPQKVPTPIVNGDETGGLPIEAFSRVQELFSGVDLAENGDDAALWLLKQLAAINDAKEFTRFRHKGSFYFNSPDSEEETNTSSAADSSDEGFEAIQRPRIHIPFDNDDTDDITLSVAHESSEEPHEFSHHHHHEIPAKDSVDNPLNLPSDPPSSGDHVTLLPPPPPPPPPPLFTSTTSFSPSQPPPPPPPPPLFMSTTSFSPSQPPPPPPPPPLFTSTTSFSPSQPPPPPPLPSFSNRDPLTTLHQPINKTPPPPPPPPPPLPSRSIPPPLAQPPPPRPPPPPPPPPSSRSIPSPSAPPPPPPPPPSFGSTGNKRQAQPPPPPPPPPPTRIPAAKCAPPPPPPPPTSHSGSIRVGPPSTPPPPPPPPPKANISNAPKPPAPPPLPPSSTRLGAPPPPPPPPLSKTPAPPPPPLSKTPVPPPPPGLGRGTSSGPPPLGAKGSNAPPPPPPAGRGRASLGLGRGRGVSVPTAAPKKTALKPLHWSKVTRAAKGSLWADTQKQENQPRAPEIDISELESLFSAVSDTTAKKSTGRRGSSISKPEKVQLVDLRRANNCEIMLTKIKIPLPDMLSAVLALDSLALDIDQVENLIKFCPTKEEMELLRNYTGDKEMLGKCEQFFMELMKVPRIEAKLRVFGFKITFASQVEELKSCLNTINAATKEVKESAKLRQIMQTILTLGNALNQGTARGSAVGFKLDSLLKLSDTRARNNKMTLMHYLCKLVGEKMPELLDFANDLVHLEAASKIELKTLAEEMQAATKGLEKVEQELMASENDGAISLGFRKVLKEFLDMADEEVKTLASLYSEVGRNADSLSHYFGEDPARCPFEQVTKILTLFMKTFIKSREENEKQAEAEKKKLEKEAIKEKSATKKDGVDNDNDLIQQIHRHRT, from the exons ATGTCTTTGTTAAGTAGATTCTTTTACAAGAGACCACCAGATGGATTACTTGAATTTGCTGATAGAGTTTATG tttttgattcatgtttttgcaCGGAGGTGTTGGCTGATAGCTTGTATCAGATCTTCTTGCATGAAGTTATCAATGATTTACACGAAGAATTCCCGGAATCGTCGTTTTTAGCGTTTAATTTCCGAGAAGGGGAGAAAAAAAGCGTGTTTGCTGAAACTCTCTGTGAATATGATGTTACTGTTCTTGAGTATCCGAGGCAGTATGAAGGCTGTCCTATGCTTCCTTTATCAttgattcaacattttctccGTGTTTGTGAGAGTTGGCTTGCTCGTGGGAACCGTCAGGATGTTATTCTTCTTCACTGTGAAAGAGGAGGATGGCCACTTTTGGCTTTTATTCTAGctagttttctgattttcaGGAAAGTTCATAGTGGTGAGCGTAGAACTCTTGAGATTGTGCATCGAGAGGCTCCCAAGGGTCTCTTGCAGCTGCTTTCACCGTTAAATCCGTTTCCTTCTCAACTTCGTTATCTTCAGTATGTAGCGAGGAGGAACATTAATTCTGAGTGGCCACCTCCTGAAAGAGCTCTTTCTTTGGATTGTGTGATAATTCGAGGTATCCCAAACTTTGACTCTCAACATGGCTGCAGACCGATTATACGTATTTTTGGAAGAAACTATAGTAGTAAATCTGGTCTTTCAACGGAGATGGTGTATTCTATGTCTGATAAGAAAAAACCCCTTCGCCATTACAGACAG GCAGAATGTGACGTAATCAAAATTGATATCCAGTGCTGGGTTCAAGGAGATGTTGTACTGGAGTGTGTGCATATGGATTTGGATCCAGAACGAGAGGTTATGATGTTTCGTGTGATGTTTAATACTGCATTTATCAGGTCCAACATACTAATGTTGAACTCTGACAACTTGGATATTCTTTGGGAGGCCAAGGATCATTACCCAAAAGGGTTTCGAGCAGAG GTCTTGTTTGGAGAAGTTGAGAATGCATCGCCTCAGAAAGTTCCAACCCCAATAGTAAATGGTGATGAGACTGGTGGATTGCCCATTGAAGCCTTTTCTAGAGTTCAAGAACTTTTTAGCGGTGTGGATTTGGCTGAGAATGGAGATGATGCTGCTTTGTGGTTGCTGAAACAACTTGCTGCCATTAATGATGCAAAAGAGTTTACAAGATTTCGGCACAAAgggagtttttattttaattctcCTGACTCTGAAGAGGAGACAAACACATCTAGTGCCGCTGATAGTTCAGATGAAGGCTTTGAAGCCATTCAGAGACCTCGTATTCATATACCTTTTGATAATGATGATACAGACGACATTACTTTGTCTGTCGCTCACGAATCGTCAGAGGAGCCTCATGAATTCtctcatcaccatcatcatgaAATTCCAGCGAAAGACAGTGTCGACAACCCTTTGAATCTTCCATCAGATCCACCATCTTCTGGTGATCATGTCACACTTCTGCCTCCACCGCCACCGCCACCTCCTCCCCCTCTTTTTACGAGCACAACTTCATTCTCACCCTCACAGCCACCCCCACCGCCACCTCCTCCCCCTCTTTTTATGAGCACAACTTCATTCTCACCCTCACAGCCACCCCCACCGCCACCTCCTCCCCCTCTTTTTACGAGCACAACTTCATTCTCACCCTCACAGCCACCCCCACCACCACCTCTCCCTAGTTTCAGCAATAGAGATCCTTTGACAACATTGCATCAACCTATCAATAAaactcctccaccaccacctcctcctccccCGCCACTGCCATCTAGAAGCATCCCTCCGCCATTAGctcaaccaccaccaccacgtcctcctcctcctcctcctccgcctcctTCTTCAAGAAGCATTCCTTCGCCCTCAGCACCAccgccaccgccaccaccgCCTCCGTCGTTTGGGAGCACAGGAAATAAGCGTCAGGCGCaaccacctccacctccacctcctcctcctcccacAAGAATTCCTGCTGCTAAATGTGCACCACCACCACCCCCGCCTCCACCTACATCTCATTCTGGTTCTATTCGTGTTGGCCCACCTTcgacaccaccaccacctccacctcctcctcctaaaGCTAATATTTCAAATGCCCCCAAGCCACCAGCCCCTCCGCCACTTCCTCCTTCATCTACAAGGTTGGGTGCTccccctcctcctccaccaccaccactatcCAAGACCCCTGCTCCGCCTCCACCACCTCTATCCAAGACCCctgttcctcctcctccaccaggGCTGGGTCGTGGTACAAGTAGTGGCCCACCACCACTGGGAGCAAAAGGTTCAAAtgcaccaccaccacctcctcctgCAGGAAGGGGGAGAGCTTCCTTGGGACTTGGAAGAGGCCGAGGTGTGAGTGTTCCTACTGCTGCACCTAAGAAAACCGCGTTAAAACCTTTGCATTGGTCTAAAGTTACTCGGGCAGCAAAAGGTAGTTTGTGGGCTGATACTCAGAAACAGGAAAATCAACCACG GGCCCCAGAAATAGATATATCAGAGCTCGAGAGTCTTTTTTCTGCAGTTTCAGATACCACAGCTAAGAAGAGCACAGGTCGCCGGGGTTCTAGTATCAGCAAACCTGAGAAAGTTCAATTG GTTGACCTGCGAAGAGCAAATAACTGTGAAATAATGCTCACGAAAATAAAGATTCCTTTGCCAGATATGCTT AGTGCAGTGCTAGCCTTGGATTCATTAGCTCTGGACATTGACCAGGTTGAAAATCTCATCAAATTTTGTCCGACCAAGGAAGAGATGGAACTGTTGAGg AATTATACTGGTGACAAGGAAATGCTTGGAAAGTGTGAACAG TTTTTCATGGAACTAATGAAGGTTCCACGTATAGAAGCAAAGTTACGAGTGTTTGGCTTTAAGATTACCTTTGCTTCTCAG GTGGAGGAGTTAAAAAGCTGCCTAAATACAATAAACGCTGCTACTAAAGAG GTGAAGGAGTCTGCAAAGTTGCGTCAAATTATGCAAACAATTTTAACGTTGGGAAATGCTCTAAATCAGGGAACTGCGAGAG GGTCTGCTGTTGGGTTCAAACTAGACAGTCTCCTTAAATTATCTGATACTCGTgctagaaataacaaaatgacTTTGATGCATTACTTATGCAAG CTTGTTGGTGAAAAAATGCCAGAATTGCTGGATTTTGCTAATGACCTTGTTCACTTAGAAGCTGCTTCAAAG ATTGAATTGAAAACGTTGGCTGAAGAAATGCAAGCGGCGACTAAAGGCCTTGAAAAGGTTGAGCAAGAACTCATGGCTTCAGAAAATGATGGTGCAATTTCTTTGGGCTTCAGAAAG GTCTTGAAGGAGTTTCTTGATATGGCTGATGAGGAAGTGAAGACGCTTGCTTCGCTATATTCAGAAGTG GGAAGAAATGCAGATTCTTTATCTCACTACTTCGGTGAGGATCCAGCTCGATGTCCTTTTGAGCAAG TGACCAAGATTCTGACTCTTTTTATGAAAACATTCATCAAATCCCGAGAGGAGAATGAAAAACAAGCCGaggctgagaagaagaaactggaGAAAGAAGCAATTAAAGAGAAGTCAGCGACAAAGAAAGATGGCGTCGATAACGACAACGATCTTATCCAGCAGATCCATAGACATAGAACATGA
- the PUT1 gene encoding Amino acid permease family protein (Amino acid permease family protein; FUNCTIONS IN: cationic amino acid transmembrane transporter activity; INVOLVED IN: transport, amino acid transport, transmembrane transport; LOCATED IN: membrane; EXPRESSED IN: 18 plant structures; EXPRESSED DURING: 9 growth stages; CONTAINS InterPro DOMAIN/s: Amino acid/polyamine transporter I (InterPro:IPR002293), Amino acid permease domain (InterPro:IPR004841); BEST Arabidopsis thaliana protein match is: Amino acid permease family protein (TAIR:AT1G31830.1); Has 24659 Blast hits to 24648 proteins in 2148 species: Archae - 328; Bacteria - 21417; Metazoa - 747; Fungi - 1081; Plants - 444; Viruses - 0; Other Eukaryotes - 642 (source: NCBI BLink).), with product MGDYNMNEFAYGNLYDDDDGDVGGSSKEGNNSIQKVSMLPLVFLIFYEVSGGPFGAEGSVNAAGPLLALLGFVIFPFIWCIPEALITAEMSTMFPINGGFVVWVSSALGTFWGFQVGWMKWLCGVIDNALYPVLFLDYLKSAVPALATGLPRVASILILTLLLTYLNYRGLTIVGWTAVFMGVFSMLPFAVMSLVSIPQLEPSRWLVMDLGNVNWNLYLNTLLWNLNYWDSVSTLAGEVANPKKTLPKALCYGVIFVALSNFLPLLSGTGAIPLDRELWTDGYLAEVAKAIGGGWLQLWVQAAAATSNMGMFLAEMSSDSFQLLGMAELGILPEIFAQRSRYGTPLLGILFSASGVLLLSGLSFQEIIAAENLLYCGGMILEFIAFVRLRKKHPAASRPYKIPVGTVGSILICVPPIVLICLVIVLSTIKVALVSFVMVVIGFLMKPCLNHMDGKKWVKFSVCSDLAEFQKENLDCEESLLR from the coding sequence ATGGGAGACTATAACATGAATGAATTTGCTTATGGTAATCTttacgatgatgatgatggcgaTGTTGGTGGATCGTctaaagaaggaaacaattCGATTCAGAAAGTTTCAATGTTACCACTCGTTTTCCTCATATTCTACGAAGTCTCAGGAGGTCCTTTCGGTGCTGAAGGTAGTGTGAATGCAGCAGGACCATTGTTAGCtcttttagggtttgtgaTCTTCCCTTTCATTTGGTGTATCCCTGAGGCACTAATCACTGCGGAGATGAGTACAATGTTTCCAATAAACGGcggttttgttgtttgggtCTCCTCTGCTTTGGGAACCTTTTGGGGGTTTCAAGTAGGTTGGATGAAATGGCTTTGCGGTGTTATTGATAACGCTTTGTATCCTGTTCTTTTCCTCGATTATTTGAAGTCCGCGGTCCCGGCTTTAGCTACTGGTTTGCCAAGAGTTGCATCGATCTTGATCTTGACTCTATTGCTTACTTACTTAAACTATAGAGGACTAACCATTGTTGGTTGGACCGCTGTGTTTATGGGAGTTTTCTCTATGCTTCCGTTTGCTGTAATGAGTCTGGTTTCTATTCCGCAGCTCGAGCCTTCGAGATGGCTTGTGATGGATTTAGGAAATGTCAACTGGAACTTGTATCTCAACACGCTTTTATGGAATCTGAACTACTGGGATTCGGTTAGTACACTGGCCGGTGAAGTGGCAAATCCGAAGAAAACACTTCCTAAGGCTTTGTGTTACGGTGTTATCTTTGTCGCTCTTTCGAACTTCCTCCCTCTTTTGTCTGGAACCGGGGCTATACCGTTGGATCGTGAGTTATGGACAGATGGATATCTAGCTGAGGTTGCTAAAGCCATCGGTGGAGGATGGTTACAATTGTGGGTTCAAGCGGCTGCAGCTACATCAAACATGGGAATGTTTTTAGCCGAAATGAGTAGTGATTCCTTTCAGCTACTTGGAATGGCTGAACTCGGTATACTTCCCGAGATCTTTGCGCAAAGATCTCGCTACGGGACACCTTTACTAGGGATTCTGTTTTCAGCCTCAGGTGTTTTACTCTTGTCAGGATTAAGCTTTCAAGAGATTATAGCTGCAGAGAATTTGCTTTACTGTGGTGGAATGATTTTGGAGTTTATAGCATTTGTTAGACTGAGGAAGAAACATCCGGCTGCATCGAGACCGTATAAGATACCTGTTGGAACCGTTGGTTCGATTCTGATATGTGTCCCTCCGATTGTACTGATATGTTTGGTTATTGTTCTATCTACTATTAAAGTGGCTCTTGTGAGCTTTGTGATGGTGGTCATTGGTTTCTTGATGAAACCTTGTTTAAATCATATGGATGGAAAGAAATGGGTCAAATTCTCAGTCTGTTCTGATTTGGCAGAGTTTCAGAAGGAGAATTTGGATTGTGAAGAGTCTTTGTTACGTTAG
- the FRL2 gene encoding FRIGIDA like 2 (FRIGIDA like 2 (FRL2); CONTAINS InterPro DOMAIN/s: Frigida-like (InterPro:IPR012474); BEST Arabidopsis thaliana protein match is: FRIGIDA like 1 (TAIR:AT5G16320.1); Has 1031 Blast hits to 989 proteins in 56 species: Archae - 0; Bacteria - 0; Metazoa - 3; Fungi - 5; Plants - 1010; Viruses - 0; Other Eukaryotes - 13 (source: NCBI BLink).) — protein sequence MTAAESIAASINQIDEKKQKLKKAFDDLQAHRSLLSPSFNLSWSEIDSHFSSLQSSLFNRLQSAVTSSNSGNIETPTAVTTETPVLWPELRKFCEKNDGKGLGNYMIENSRKRLSINEELPNAIRCSENPAPLVLDAIEGSYHCSSPSSSSSARAIDVKRIFVLLLEALIEINANLTNDLRERARTIAYDWKPNIGNKPSEALGFLHLVAAFELGSLFSTEEICDYIFLISKYKQATTICKKIGLDRNRIGVLVQKFLDTGRLLVAIRFIYENEMVGEFEPVSILKTSLKNSREAAKRVCAEGNYSLKVQNEATDKELSALRAVIKVVKEKNIESEFMEEKLEECVKELEDQKAQRKRATKFNSPANPQQPQEQKVDNKRPRVANGSSMEYNLTIPPLRPQQQPPLLPTPSQILQVNPYGLLSSILPGVAVPYGNPRALFGSVPAPASRPVFYVQQTGYGMPPPQYRPPYYPQ from the coding sequence ATGACGGCGGCGGAATCAATCGCCGCATCGATTAATCAAAttgatgagaagaaacaaaaattgaagaaagcTTTCGATGATCTTCAAGCTCATCGATCTCTCCTTTCACCATCTTTTAACCTCTCATGGTCTGAGATTGACTctcacttttcttctctccagTCTTCATTGTTTAACCGCCTCCAATCAGCCGTGACTAGTTCCAATTCCGGTAATATCGAAACTCCCACGGCGGTTACGACGGAGACACCAGTCCTTTGGCCGGAATTGAGAAAGTTTTGTGAGAAGAATGATGGAAAAGGTTTGGGTAACTACATGATTGAGAATTCGAGGAAGCGTTTATCTATCAATGAAGAGCTTCCTAATGCGATTCGATGCTCAGAGAATCCAGCACCTTTGGTTCTAGATGCAATCGAAGGTTCTTACCATTGCTCATCACCATCGTCGTCTTCCTCGGCGAGAGCGATCGATGTGAAGAGGATCTTCGTTTTGTTATTAGAAGCTTTGATTGAGATCAATGCGAATCTCACGAATGATTTGAGAGAAAGAGCTAGGACTATTGCTTATGATTGGAAACCAAATATAGGTAACAAACCATCAGAAGCGTTAGGGTTTTTGCATTTGGTTGCAGCTTTTGAATTAGGGTCTTTATTTAGTACTGAGGAGATTTGTGATTACATTTTCTTGATCTCTAAGTATAAACAAGCAACAACGATCTGCAAGAAGATTGGTTTAGATAGAAATCGAATAGGAGTTCTCGTTCAGAAGTTTTTGGATACTGGGAGATTACTTGTTGCTATTAGATTCATTTACGAGAATGAGATGGTGGGTGAATTTGAACCAGTTTCGATTTTGAAAACTAGTTTGAAGAACTCTAGAGAAGCTGCTAAGAGAGTTTGTGCTGAAGGGAATTACTCTCTTAAGGTGCAGAACGAAGCTACTGATAAAGAACTAAGTGCTTTGAGAGCAGTTATCAAAGTcgtgaaagagaaaaacatcGAGTCCGAGTTCATGGAAGAGAAACTCGAAGAATGTGTTAAGGAGTTGGAGGATCAGAAAGCTCAGAGGAAGCGTGCCACTAAGTTCAATTCACCTGCTAATCCCCAACAACCACAAGAACAAAAGGTCGATAATAAGCGTCCTCGAGTTGCTAATGGTTCAAGTATGGAATATAATTTGACAATCCCACCTCTGAGGCCgcaacaacaaccaccacTTTTGCCTACTCCTAGTCAGATTTTACAAGTGAACCCATATGGTCTTTTAAGCTCAATACTTCCTGGTGTTGCTGTCCCATATGGCAACCCAAGGGCTCTATTTGGCTCGGTTCCAGCTCCAGCTTCTCGACCCGTCTTTTATGTGCAGCAAACTGGTTATGGGATGCCACCACCTCAGTACCGCCCACCGTACTATCCTCAGTAG
- the ACBP6 gene encoding acyl-CoA-binding protein 6 (acyl-CoA-binding protein 6 (ACBP6); FUNCTIONS IN: phosphatidylcholine binding, acyl-CoA binding; INVOLVED IN: response to freezing, response to cold, lipid transport; LOCATED IN: cytosol, plasma membrane; EXPRESSED IN: 25 plant structures; EXPRESSED DURING: 16 growth stages; CONTAINS InterPro DOMAIN/s: Acyl-CoA-binding protein, ACBP (InterPro:IPR000582), FERM/acyl-CoA-binding protein, 3-helical bundle (InterPro:IPR014352); BEST Arabidopsis thaliana protein match is: acyl-CoA binding protein 1 (TAIR:AT5G53470.1); Has 1828 Blast hits to 1828 proteins in 405 species: Archae - 0; Bacteria - 293; Metazoa - 888; Fungi - 180; Plants - 233; Viruses - 0; Other Eukaryotes - 234 (source: NCBI BLink).), whose product MGLKEEFEEHAEKVNTLTELPSNEDLLILYGLYKQAKFGPVDTSRPGMFSMKERAKWDAWKAVEGKSSEEAMNDYITKVKQLLEVAASKAST is encoded by the exons ATGGGTTTGAAG GAGGAATTTGAGGAGCACGCTGAGAAAGTGAATACGCTCACGGAGTTGCCATCCAACGAGGATTTGCTCATTCTCTACGGACTCTACAAGCAAGCCAAGTTTGGGCCTGTGGACACca GTCGTCCTGGAATGTTCAGCATGAAGGAGAGAGCCAAGTGGGATGCTTGGAAGGCTGTTGAAG GGAAATCATCGGAAGAAGCCATGAATGACTATATCACTAAGGTCAAGCAACTCTTGGAAGTTGCTGCTTCCAAGGCTTCAACCTGA
- the NFD3 gene encoding Ribosomal L18p/L5e family protein (NUCLEAR FUSION DEFECTIVE 3 (NFD3); FUNCTIONS IN: structural constituent of ribosome; INVOLVED IN: translation; LOCATED IN: cytosolic small ribosomal subunit, ribosome, intracellular; EXPRESSED IN: 23 plant structures; EXPRESSED DURING: 15 growth stages; CONTAINS InterPro DOMAIN/s: Ribosomal protein S11 (InterPro:IPR001971); BEST Arabidopsis thaliana protein match is: ribosomal protein S11 (TAIR:ATCG00750.1); Has 7495 Blast hits to 7495 proteins in 2576 species: Archae - 12; Bacteria - 4865; Metazoa - 67; Fungi - 4; Plants - 661; Viruses - 0; Other Eukaryotes - 1886 (source: NCBI BLink).) — MNGVSRHLRASSLLSLIRSYGGINSVCRFSSQSDGFSGGRFREQVPVSGESANNSGLSNTGRIGSSPEPNPSTLRTFGDMKAGLLNRGVNGFSAPNAPPTFKSSLRSRLPNSLPDQFGQTNPGLPNTGGSGFSAPSLSSYENFTQSSSLLKENSRSGGKSSDLDFVREVIEDEGRRTAGIFSHFQRPNLETNADIIHIKMLRNNTFVTVTDSKGNVKCKATSGSLPDLKGGRKMTNYTADATAENIGRRAKAMGLKSVVVKVNGFTHFGKKKKAIIAFRDGFTNSRSDQNPIVYIEDTTRKAHNGCRLPRKRRV, encoded by the exons atgaatggtGTCTCTCGTCATCTTCGagcttcttcacttctttCATTAATTCGCAGCTATGGTGGAATCAATTCGGTCTGTCGATTTTCGTCTCAATCTGATGGCTTCTCTG GAGGGAGATTCAGAGAGCAAGTGCCAGTTTCTGGAGAGTCTGCAAATAATTCAGGCTTATCAAACACGGGAAGAATCGGTTCCTCTCCGGAGCCTAATCCTTCGACTTTGAGAACTTTTGGTGATATGAAAGCAGGCTTGTTAAACAGAGGAGTCAATGGTTTCTCGGCTCCTAATGCTCCTCCTACCTTCAAAAGTTCACTGAGATCAAGATTACCAAACTCTCTACCTGATCAGTTCGGTCAGACGAATCCAGGCTTACCAAACACGGGAGGAAGCGGATTCTCTGCTCCAAGTTTATCAAGCTACGAGAATTTCACTCAATCTTCTTCGCTTCTTAAGGAGAATTCCCGCAGTGGAGGGAAGTCAAGCGACCTGGATTTTGTTAGAGAAGTAATAGAAGATGAAGGAAGGAGAACCGCAGGGATATTCTCTCATTTCCAACGCCCAAACCTCGAAACGAATGCTGACATCATTCACATCAAGATGTTGAGGAACAACACTTTTGTCACGGTTACAGATTCCAAAGGAAACGTCAAATGCAAAGCTACATCTGGTAGTTTACCCGATCTGAAAGGTGGAAGGAAGATGACGAATTACACAGCTGATGCAACCGCTGAAAACATTGGGAGAAGAGCTAAGGCTATGGGGCTGAAATCTGTGGTGGTTAAGGTGAACGGATTTACGCATTtcggaaagaagaagaaagctattATCGCGTTTAGAGACGGTTTCACCAACTCGAGGTCTGATCAGAATCCGATAGTCTACATCGAGGACACTACTAGGAAAGCTCATAATGGTTGCAGATTACCAAGGAAACGTCGGGTGTGA